The Candidatus Bathyarchaeia archaeon genome includes the window GGAGTCGGGCGCAGTCTCAAAATGAGATGCGACCAGTGTCGCAACGTCCTCGTTGCGACTGGAGCGATAAGCCAATTCCCGCGACTCGGCTGGCCATGAACCTGTCCAGTCAAAAGGATCGTAAGTTCGAATCTCAAAGCGAGGTCGGAAAGGTAGGCCAGCTGCCTGTTCAGCTCGCGATTATTGAGAAAAGCCATCCCAGGCTTCTCAATATCGGCACGGTAGAGACCTGTCACAGAGTCAACGATCAACAAGGCCGGAGTTTTTGACAGCATTGCCTCCAAGCTCTCCGTTATCCGGACCTGTTCTCGAAAGTCTTCTGGCTGAAACACGACAATGTTCTCGGAAAGCTCTCTTCCTCGGTCCAGGGATTCGAGCCTCTGAACCGAAAATGAAAGATCAGCGTCAACAAAGAAAACCTTGAAGCCAATCGCCGCGGCCGCCAACGCGGATTGCAGGGCCAAAACCGTCTTCCCAGTCGACGCTTCCCCATACACCAGGTTGATTTTTCTACGAGCAAAACCGCCCTTCAGCAAACGGTCCAGGCCACTGTTCCCCGTGCTCACCCGTTCCATTACCAAGAATCAACAGGTCTGGGGAGACCAACGCTTCACTAGATTGAATAACTCTGCCTAGGAGGAAGATACTTCCCACAATCTACGCTTCAAAAGGAAAAGACCCTTCTCATTGACGGCCCCGCCTCGTTTGCTCTGGAAGAGGGAGCGGCTACTTCGCTCGGCGCCCCGATTCGAATCGGCGACGCAATCGTCGTCGCAAAACATCGAAGGTTCGCAATAGAGACCAATGCGGACGCTTTGTTTCAAGTCAGAATTGGAGCGGAAGGCGTTTGTAGACAAGTCAACGGTTCGACTATTCCCAAGAGCTGGCGAGACGCCGCGGGCGCTCTCAGACAATCGCGAGGATTCGCTGTTATTCTGGGAGATGTCGACTCGGGAAAGTCAACACTCTGCACATACCTCGCTAACAATTGCGTCGACCAAAGGATTCGGACGGGAATCATTGATGGGGATGTTGGACAAGCGGACATCGGTCCACCAACAACCACTAGTTCCTCAATCGTTTCGAAGTACATCTTTAACCTCCAAGAACTAAGACCTGAAACGTCATATTTCATCGGCGACACCAGTTCCTCTTCAGTACCCGACAAGCTTGTACAATCACTCGTCCGTCTCAAAGATGAAGTCTCAAGACAAAACGAGATCACGATCCTAAACACTGACGGTTGGGTGCGAGAAAAGGAAGCGATCCAGCACAAGCTCAACCTCCTAAGCAGCCTCCAGCCAGATCTCGTCCTTAGCCTAAGCCTCGATCACGAGCTCGACCGCGTTCTTGAATTGCAGAAATATCAGACTCTGCATCTTGAGGCCTCAAGCTTTGCGCGGACAAGAACTAGGGAAGAAAGAAAGAAGGCAAGACAAGAAGGATACAGACGATTTCTCCAGAACGCCA containing:
- a CDS encoding Clp1/GlmU family protein, whose translation is MFQVRIGAEGVCRQVNGSTIPKSWRDAAGALRQSRGFAVILGDVDSGKSTLCTYLANNCVDQRIRTGIIDGDVGQADIGPPTTTSSSIVSKYIFNLQELRPETSYFIGDTSSSSVPDKLVQSLVRLKDEVSRQNEITILNTDGWVREKEAIQHKLNLLSSLQPDLVLSLSLDHELDRVLELQKYQTLHLEASSFARTRTREERKKARQEGYRRFLQNAKQLDLRLNTIKLRMFDKPRQQRIDHEATYKGTIAGLIDENGALLSIGRIVRILNGSVRMTARAEERPRVVELGAVILSPRFEEVGYEP
- a CDS encoding ATPase domain-containing protein, which encodes MERVSTGNSGLDRLLKGGFARRKINLVYGEASTGKTVLALQSALAAAAIGFKVFFVDADLSFSVQRLESLDRGRELSENIVVFQPEDFREQVRITESLEAMLSKTPALLIVDSVTGLYRADIEKPGMAFLNNRELNRQLAYLSDLALRFELTILLTGQVHGQPSRGNWLIAPVATRTLRHWSHLILRLRPTPRRDTREGLLEKIDGREVRGPRTLFRIGESGLEDV